In Aigarchaeota archaeon, the sequence CTCCCCACTTAACCTCAAAACCATGGTACCCGCCCTCCTCGACCACCACACAGTCAACTTCTGTAGCGTTCCGCCAATAATGAACCTTATAACGTCGGGAAAGGTGCGAGGCTACTATTCCCTCGACCAGCGCGTCCTCATCCACCTTGACTTGACAGTAGTCTGCCAACGTCCTGTAGATAAAGGGGTCAGTGAAATGTATCTTCCTATTCTTCCTGAGCATGATTTTTCCGTTGGGCTCGATATAGTTGAGCAACACGATTACCATCAAGTCCTCCAGAACCTCCACATAACTTCTCACGGTATTGGGTGAGGCTATGGACGTGTTCTTAGATATAGAGAGCCAGCTTACCGGTGCAGCTTTAGCCTCTAACAAATACGAGATTACCTCCTTCATGGCTGACTCGCTCTTTCCAATCCTTAACCAATCGCTCCTAAGTCCGTCTAGGAGTGCTCTCCTCGATTCCTCTCCGACCCTTCCGTGCTCGGCC encodes:
- a CDS encoding ATP-binding protein — protein: AVKARIDNGSLLTSVVTVTGSASMELLKQKELFPGRRGRGKDITMMPLGFHSYVKKVYGLEPMTIQLLSDANKAVEANRLYGDSLARYFITYLETGGFPLAIREMAEHGRVGEESRRALLDGLRSDWLRIGKSESAMKEVISYLLEAKAAPVSWLSISKNTSIASPNTVRSYVEVLEDLMVIVLLNYIEPNGKIMLRKNRKIHFTDPFIYRTLADYCQVKVDEDALVEGIVASHLSRRYKVHYWRNATEVDCVVVEEGGYHGFEVKWGVKQVHRPKWLRRFMILNRETIPLFLSSLPFA